A DNA window from Macrobrachium rosenbergii isolate ZJJX-2024 chromosome 41, ASM4041242v1, whole genome shotgun sequence contains the following coding sequences:
- the LOC136826722 gene encoding uncharacterized protein: MNLDQHLPLTAQMLSQSNQVIVLMATVVVRCLVALMVLLQRVPALLEGINLSSAAKGSSSISGPAPAERTASSSSSTSTSGGSNVDSVNLGQNINVGLSGAGGGGSIPVLTQAFGGSQNVLNLAQIVDQLTITITQTTTIDRFVTVTDTILNSVPITLTGFKVNTVTLTTVGVRQTDVDDLIQIATTVVERPVTEVVTTAKSNFVYVTVVSSDLYTITHNAYLISQTTHTTVVTETITMASPVIRTTILTSVQISTEIHTVVNTIYVPGYNY; this comes from the exons ATGAACCTGGATCAACATTTACCGCTGACGGCACAGATGCTATCACAGTCGAATCAGGTAATAGTACTGATGGCGACAGTGGTAGTTCGGTGCTTGGTAGCACTGATGGTTCTTCTGCAGAGGGTTCCAGCTCTACTGGAGGGAATAAATTTAAGCTCTGCAGCCAAGGGCTCTAGCTCTATCTCTGGGCCAGCCCCTGCTGAAAGGACTGCCAGTTCCTCTAGTTCTACCAGCACCAGCGGTGGTTCTAATGTGGATTCAGTGAACTTAGGACAAAATATCAACGTgggtctatcaggagctggtggTGGGGGATCTATACCAGTGCTTACTCAGGCCTTCGGAGGATCTCAGAATGTGCTGAATTTGGCTCAGATTGTGGACCAGTTAACCATTACTATTACCCAAACCACCACCATAGACCGGTTTGTGACTGTGACAGATACTATCCTCAATAGTGTCCCTATTACTTTGACTGGTTTCAAGGTTAATACAGTAACTTTGACTACGGTTGGC GTACGCCAAACAGATGTAGATGACTTGATTCAAATTGCCACCACGGTTGTTGAAAGGCCAGTGACTGAAGTTGTCACGACTGCTAAGTCTAATTTCGTCTACGTGACTGTCGTATCCTCAGATCTCTACACAATTACTCACAATGCCTACCTCATCAGTCAAACTACGCATACTACTGTTGTAACAGAAAC gaTAACTATGGCATCTCCAGTTATTAGAACAACAATACTAACGTCTGTCCAAATTTCTACAGAGATCCATACGGTTGTAAATACAATCTATGTGCCAGGTTATAACTACTGA